In Ornithodoros turicata isolate Travis chromosome 1, ASM3712646v1, whole genome shotgun sequence, the DNA window AGGCATTGAAAACTGGCGCAAATCAGTGGGACTGGAACGTTTTATACTTCTGGGTCACAGCATGGGTGGCTTTTTGGCATCTGCGTATGCTTTGCTGCATCCCAGTCATGTGGCACACCTGGTACTAGCTGATCCTTGGGGCTTTCCTGAACGTCACCTGCCTTCCAACAAGACCTTACAGTTGCCAGCATGGGTCAAAGCTGTGTCCACAGTTCTCCGACCTTTTAATCCTTTGGCTGGGCTACGTGCAGCAGGACCTCTAGGTGAGTCATGTTTGAAGGTACACAATGATGCAGTCCATTTATAGATTTGAAGACTCGTGTAGTGGTGTCTTTTACACTTTTTGAAAAATTCACTGTTGCAAAAGGAAAGGTGGACTATGAAGGGTAAGCCATACTGAGGTTTACAGGATTATGTGATAAttaaacctgcaaaattaattCTGTTTTGGGTATATATCCATAGGGTATTGTTACTCTGCAGAAGCTTGTTGACTGCTTTCGGGGATCTTAAAGTGCACGCAACAATGCCCTTATATTTTCTGCAGAACTTTAAGAGCATGCTGCACAGATACTATGCTGCAATACAGCATGGGACTGAACACACTTCCTGCTTGAACTTAGTGTCTACCATAGGAGTGCACATACAGTGCTCACCACATAATATTTGCAGTTCATAAATAATGGAATATGCAACACACCCATGGAATGATTCATATTGCTTAACATGCCTCAATGACCTGATCTCCCTTAAAATTACATTGATGTGTAGGATGTTCTCACTTCAGTTTACTAGTTTCTAAAAATACTCACACTGTCAGAAATTTAACATTGCTTGGTTGCTCATTCCAGGTCCAAGACTTGTGGAGAAGGTCCGACCAGACATCCAGAAGAAGTACGAGCATGTCATTACGAACCCAGAAATCATCTCTAGCTACATCTATCACTGCAATGCACAGACTCCAAGGTAACTCCAATCTTCTTTCAGAGGCAGAGTAGGCGCCAGTTTGCTACACCCCATAATAGTTTTAAATTATTGGTTCAACGTTGAGTAGAAACAACCCTTGTGTAGATCCCATTTACTACGACCTTCAATACACGATAACTCTGATGTTACGATCGACTTACTGGTTCCCGTAAGTTCACTCATTGAAGCGCATGTAAACAAGACTCAGACGTAATGATCGCCATGAAAGTGCTTGCTCGCCTATAGCGATCAGAATTCTCCCAGCGGCTGATAAAATGCTAAAAAATTGGGAAAGAAGATttcattttttaaataaaaaacaGAGGAAGGAGGAACTTTCGAGAGCCATAGCCTGCAAGAGCAGTGAAGTAAGAGGGCGGCATATTTAACCGCTGTACATAACTGACTGGGATTAGTTGCGCGCGTTGCAGAATGTGCGACTTCGAAGGAGCTCACGAGAAGTAGTGGCCATTGCTTCCTCTCCACATCGTTGTCTGCCACAAGTTGCTGCATTCAACAGTGACGTCTGTGACCCTTGGAAACTTTTTGATTAGGAAAGACACATGGCTCGAAATGAAGTTGCGCGTGCTTGACGGATTTTGTGTCGACGTACCAGTGGAAAACCTTGTTGTGAAGTACGGTGCCTCCCAAATGTGAAGCAAAAAGCATAAAACATAGTTGCAATATTACTGCATCTAATAGGCGGAATTAAAGTAGCTCATTTTGTCATTTcatttttagtgtatttacTTAGGACATGATTTGAATGTTACAGTGGCGAAGCAGCATTCAAGGCAATGTCTACACAATTTGGCTGGGCAAAACACCCAATGGTGAACCGAATCCTTGATCTGCACAAAGGTGTACCTATGACATTTATTTACGGCTCAAGATCATGGATTGACAAGCAGCCAGGAATCCATGTGCAGCGATTACGAGAAGACAGTGATGTTGACATTGAGGTAACCCGTGTTACGTTACGTCCACACCAGACTGAAGAAACAGTTTTGAAAATGCAGATAAGGTTATACAGATAGATTTGCATGCAATTGTCTATGTAAACATGTGTTAACATTACCTGTTAtagctagagcctgaagttttagggttttacccgattcttccccgaatttgcaccccgaattgaaggttcaccctttagggtgaaacccgattcttacctggcaaattcccctcactgggatgtctgtaggaatgcactaacttacttgtttggcagcaaatgcagttacatcaccgtttgtaccaaatcaTTACagctagtttgagtaactgagcccgatttctccccgaatttagcataccggGAGTTTtctcacccgaattcgcatggatttagtgcacatgtttacttacccgatttttaccccccgaatttagaaaaaaatatttcccgaaaacttcaggctctagttatagcCTACCAGTGCCTCTTCCCTTTCTATGACTTAAATTTCAACAACAAAAGGTACATTTGTGGACCTGTTTAATATTTGGTGTACGACAATGCACCTAAACTGCAGAACACTTTTTCGTTGCATTCAGAACAAACATGCTCAGTAATCAGTAGGAAAACCAGCTAAACAGTGCAGAAAAAATCATAATTCCATCCTGAAATCGCTGTCACATATCCTTGTTATAATATATTGCTGCCTGAAAGCCAACAAAACATAGCAAATAGAACTACTTTAGCCATTTCCTAGTTTTGGGGGCACAGGAGAAAATTTGCATATGTTACTGGAACTTCAGTTTTTATATGTAAGGCATATAGTTTTATTTATGAAGCAGGTTTTACCTGGTTACATAAGGTATGTACTGTGCAGTGCAATCCCGAAAGTGCAGTGGAAGTTAATTCGAACTCGAAGTGGACCAAAGCTTCGTTAGAATAAAGCGGAGTTTGAACTAAATGGAGGTCGTCTGAATGAGTGCTTGACACATGGCAGTGCATACTAGCTGCATGGGAGACACGTCATAGATCATTAGGCCTTGCCCCACCTTCGTGGCCACGCAATGCCGGAAATATAAGAATATtctctcccattctgctatctcacttttgcctgAAGTCCCCTAATTAAtcgttaattaatgaattctaggtaattagtcatccagcAGTCACgtactctcttcgagagaatgtccacttgccgtagaactcaactgcaaaaacggcatgtATGCTGCTCTTGtagcctttaaaaaaaaatcgaaagaataataataaaaaagaaaattcatgCCTTTTTGTGTCCACATGCGAAGAATTGTTCCATGCCCAACAGTTAATTTGCGGTGTTAATTCGTGCATGCAGGTGCCTATAATTATTCTACATGATCTGCTGTTCTGCTACTTATTGGTTACATTGATAGCCACCATGCTCAGCAGCAAACAGAAACACAAGCACTGATGTAGTTGGACAGGAATGCAGCAGTACCTTTAGCAACAAAACTGCCATCTTTCTATTTTTGAGGCCTTCACAGCATAAGATCACTCTGAATGCCGACAAGCTGCATGCATGGCAGAGTATTAGCGGCATTGCTACTCTGAGGCGGTCATGATTTGTCgatgtacagggttcgccaagataaacttcgggggtTGTAATGAAGATAAAACAAACAGAACAGCGTCGGAAAGCCAAAGTAACCGTTAGAGGActtattatgccccaaaattttatgtcaataATTCCGCTTGGtgtgtttctctgcggataaatcgtgaaaattaaaagcCGCCGCTGCCTAGTCGGCTATACCagtgtttcagcttctttccgtcagatgacgacacggtcgaacgcggcgttgcagagtacgagtctgcattcagttccacttgttcacttggtttgatgtcgtctgcaatgccgcgctcgaccgtttcgccatctgacgggaAGGAGCtaaaacacaggtatagccgattagccagcggcgtttttttaattttcacgatttatccgtaGGGAAACACACCAAGCGGAATtattgacataaaattttggggcataatacgtcctctaaagTCTACTTTATCTTTCCGAcgctgttcttatttgttttatctgcattacaaaccccgaagtttatcttggcgaaccctgtacttgGTTATCATGCAAAAACAGTGAATGTGCAGATTCTAGCTGCCAGTGCCTCACCCTGAAGGTCTTCAAGGCCTCAGCAATGACTTtaattgttttgtttttgcttttcttttttttttcttctagatTCTAGACGGAGCAGGTCATCATGTGTATGCTGACAGACCTGACCTTTTTAATGATGTTGTTAGTGGCATCTGCCGCAGTGTGGACGACTTTGAGAACGTTGGACATTTGCCGGCACGAAGGTCCTCCTGGTTGCAAGGGACTGCTCAAGGATGTGTTGACCTTGAAGATGAAAAATCCATCCCGGCAAGCATGAGCTTCGCTAGTGAAAATCCTTGGTAGCTCTAGTGCAATTCCTATTCTGACTTTGTAGTTTTATGCTGCATATATACCACATCACCAAGCCCACCAATGCTAGCACAAGAACTTCCTGAGACCCAAGTCTAGAGCAAGTGGGTAATACATTATGCTCATGTCCATCATGAACTGTCACTCCTTCAGCCAAGCATTCTGAAAGCATTAATTTGACATATTTTATGGTTGCATGTACATGCTGTATAGTTTACCCATTTTACAACGTATGTCCATCAGAAAAAGTAAAATTATTTATCGGTTTTGTTTCAGAATCCAGCTTCTTCTGAGTACAATTGAAGGAACTGTGACCAGATGTTAT includes these proteins:
- the LOC135378141 gene encoding 1-acylglycerol-3-phosphate O-acyltransferase ABHD5-like isoform X4; its protein translation is MVFEEWSTPPVSKGWLSGYLRWCPTSPEQLEQAEKTLLKYVKNTYSTRYVPIQAVRGCSGQHHIWSLEMKPPGTASEKLPLVMVHGFASGLALWVLNLDELSRDRPVYCFDLLGFGRSSRPTFSSDAIEVEQQFVESIENWRKSVGLERFILLGHSMGGFLASAYALLHPSHVAHLVLADPWGFPERHLPSNKTLQLPAWVKAVSTVLRPFNPLAGLRAAGPLGPRLVEKVRPDIQKKYEHVITNPEIISSYIYHCNAQTPSGEAAFKAMSTQFGWAKHPMVNRILDLHKGVPMTFIYGSRSWIDKQPGIHVQRLREDSDVDIEILDGAGHHVYADRPDLFNDVVSGICRSVDDFENVGHLPARRSSWLQGTAQGCVDLEDEKSIPASMSFASENPW
- the LOC135378141 gene encoding 1-acylglycerol-3-phosphate O-acyltransferase ABHD5-like isoform X2 encodes the protein MVFEEWSTPPVSKGSTVISKYLCLALRAVCRWGEGSCRHPPPFMHRHQTGWLSGYLRWCPTSPEQLEQAEKTLLKYVKNTYSTRYVPIQAVRGCSGQHHIWSLEMKPPGTASEKLPLVMVHGFASGLALWVLNLDELSRDRPVYCFDLLGFGRSSRPTFSSDAIEVEQQFVESIENWRKSVGLERFILLGHSMGGFLASAYALLHPSHVAHLVLADPWGFPERHLPSNKTLQLPAWVKAVSTVLRPFNPLAGLRAAGPLGPRLVEKVRPDIQKKYEHVITNPEIISSYIYHCNAQTPSGEAAFKAMSTQFGWAKHPMVNRILDLHKGVPMTFIYGSRSWIDKQPGIHVQRLREDSDVDIEILDGAGHHVYADRPDLFNDVVSGICRSVDDFENVGHLPARRSSWLQGTAQGCVDLEDEKSIPASMSFASENPW
- the LOC135378141 gene encoding 1-acylglycerol-3-phosphate O-acyltransferase ABHD5-like isoform X3 — its product is MVFEEWSTPPVSKGLWLVRNACLLADSILNRLVDLIPSWLSGYLRWCPTSPEQLEQAEKTLLKYVKNTYSTRYVPIQAVRGCSGQHHIWSLEMKPPGTASEKLPLVMVHGFASGLALWVLNLDELSRDRPVYCFDLLGFGRSSRPTFSSDAIEVEQQFVESIENWRKSVGLERFILLGHSMGGFLASAYALLHPSHVAHLVLADPWGFPERHLPSNKTLQLPAWVKAVSTVLRPFNPLAGLRAAGPLGPRLVEKVRPDIQKKYEHVITNPEIISSYIYHCNAQTPSGEAAFKAMSTQFGWAKHPMVNRILDLHKGVPMTFIYGSRSWIDKQPGIHVQRLREDSDVDIEILDGAGHHVYADRPDLFNDVVSGICRSVDDFENVGHLPARRSSWLQGTAQGCVDLEDEKSIPASMSFASENPW
- the LOC135378141 gene encoding 1-acylglycerol-3-phosphate O-acyltransferase ABHD5-like isoform X1, producing the protein MVFEEWSTPPVSKGSTVISKYLCLALRAVCRWGEGSCRHPPPFMHRHQTGLWLVRNACLLADSILNRLVDLIPSWLSGYLRWCPTSPEQLEQAEKTLLKYVKNTYSTRYVPIQAVRGCSGQHHIWSLEMKPPGTASEKLPLVMVHGFASGLALWVLNLDELSRDRPVYCFDLLGFGRSSRPTFSSDAIEVEQQFVESIENWRKSVGLERFILLGHSMGGFLASAYALLHPSHVAHLVLADPWGFPERHLPSNKTLQLPAWVKAVSTVLRPFNPLAGLRAAGPLGPRLVEKVRPDIQKKYEHVITNPEIISSYIYHCNAQTPSGEAAFKAMSTQFGWAKHPMVNRILDLHKGVPMTFIYGSRSWIDKQPGIHVQRLREDSDVDIEILDGAGHHVYADRPDLFNDVVSGICRSVDDFENVGHLPARRSSWLQGTAQGCVDLEDEKSIPASMSFASENPW